AATATGTGTATATGTGTCAAcatattttcatgtatttattCTACTTCGAGTACccttagtactttgatttctttcttttttttggcaGCTACATTGCACATAATATGGGTCCTGTATGTTTGTTGCATGCTAGCCAAGCTTATCGCAAATTTAAAGAAGTAAAGCGCACTTAGTTTGACCTGCAATATAGTGCTTATTCAGGAATTGAAAATCATTCTATTTAGTAGTCAGGGTTTTGAAATTTCTCATCTGCATACCCATCTTATATAAATGCTAAcacgggttatgtattttttctgcaatgtcactgCCTTCATATcgcgaatgaatcaccaaagaaagcgttttattgtttaaataaatattacattggCATTATATGTAATTCTAGATTACTATTTTATAGCCAATTATAACAAGTAACTGAGTATATAGTtgctgatatcattttaaatcatcAAGTTCAATAACATAaacgtaattattttattacaaatgttAAAGCCGAGGAAACCAATggtttaaatatgatttttgttATCACCATGAATCAAAAACTATCCTTAAATCCTTATTAATGCAATATTATTCTTCCTTATctctatattttgaaattcaagaACAACTCAATATGTAACTCTACACTTTATTGTTTAACAGCAAACTTTCTCATGGGGTAGAGTCTTTCTCTGCGCTGCTGTTTTCGTGACTTGATGGACTTTTCGAAAGGTGTCAGGGCCCTTCTCATGGCGCGAGTCTTCTTTTTGCGGAGGTCTGTGGGCTTTAAGCGCTTAGATTTGTAATATTTCCTCAAGTTTTCTTTCTGGGTCTGGTGCATCACTGTCAACACTCGAGCAATGGATTTTCTTACCACACGactaaaataaaagataatatGCATGTAATTAGTTAATCTCATTTGACCTCCCATTCAATAGATGTTTTCTGGAGTGGATTTTCAGGTCATTACATCAGTCCTATCGATCCATTGGCTGAATAACTTCATTATTCTTCAGGCCAAAGTATTTCATCATTTGTAatgacatttaaatttaaaacactcataccttgaataaaaataacttaataaaTCAAAAACGTGGAAACtatcaaaaatacataaataatcTTTAATAACGAGTGTTCAATGCCAATGTACACAGCCAATTGTGCATCATGTGAAATTCGTGTGAAGTGTAATTCACATGAAATTAACATAAATTTCACGCAAGGCAGAATTGCCTCTATAAAGAACCATAAACTTAATTTCTGTTTTGTCATATACAGTTTGGTTTGTTTCATTACAAGAGTTTCCATGCAACTCTGCTTGATATACtcaagataaataaaaataaaattgcataaaCTAATTTGGTACATCCAATTCTGAGTAAAACACACAAAGCTCCACCAAGTTTGTGGAGCATTCCAGTAAAAGTTCTCAATTCCACTAAATATTATTTGGCATACAGATGTGTTAATGCAGTATACCATAATACTGTTCTTTGGCTTACATTACAAACAAGAGAGCTAAATAAAAGATTTCCATACAAAACATAATGAGGGGTTTTTCAACATCATAAGTCAATAATTCTTGAgttgtttaaaattgtattaCATCAACAAAAACCTCCCTCTACAAGATAGAAGGATGTGAGATGCTGACACAAGTTTCTCTGTGCATCGTATGTCACAGGAGTGTGATAGTCACAGTCTGCCGGCTTAATTGATGCAGAGTGGGATCTCTGTGATTGCTTTTCACATGTTATTGAACACTATTGTATTTTTGAGTTGTGCACAGAGACATGCACACAAGCAGCATACAGCTAAACAAAGTTAACATACTGCAGTATTTGTACCAGTGTACCAGCAGTAGTTGATGATGTAGTCCCATGGTGAAAGTAATTCTTGTTCATCATATGGTAACATAAATAATGTTTAGTTTTAggatgtttttgaaatattgtatgACAAAACTCACTATGTTGGTGCGAAAATTGCTTGTCCATGATgttgtgtatatgtatatacttacTAGGTAAtctatatttaatttatgaaaCTACAATACGTTTAATGCtcatatattaatacatgtaccaattatgtattttgtgttgtgacaaaacattttttcatagGAAATTAAGTCTTTTCAGAGTTGTTGTAAAATGGGTAAATTAGTATACTTTTTCAGTCATTTGTCATGTAttgatttatataatgttacaaaTTTTCAGATTAATAACTCTGTTATTTGTTTATTACAGCTTTTTATTGCAAAGCATAATAATGAACCAAAACATTGGCCTTGTTATCACTTGCCAGAATAACAGACAACATTACTCATGGTAAGTGTCTGAAATACTAGTTCTCATCTTTATCacttcaaataaaattcaaagacTTCCTTTTGTATTAATCTGACATTTGAACTGTGAAATAAATAGATTGGGATGCttctattttatcaaataacaattttttaaagagcaAAATTACACAATAACAGTCATTTCAAACAGGTATGTATGCTAATTGTACTATATGTAATTAAGAGAATCAGAAACTAAGTTAATTTTCAAGAAAGACATAAAACTTTTAGTAATTTGTGTAATTCAAAAATTTTGCCTCTACAAAATGGCTTTATTAAAAAGTAACTAATCTACTGTGACAGGTTTGACCTCAAACTTCTTCAGTAATTTACCTAGACATTTCAAAACACCACGTAAGaagtttttttgtgtgttttttttttttttttttttttttataaattaacagGAATATAGCAATTTCAACATAGGTTGAAACTACCATATCCTCATCCTGCGATCCAACAGTTAAAATAGCAATCAAAAATATAAGTGTATTACATCAACAAGAACATCCCTCAAAAGGCTAAAGGACGTGGAATGCTGACACAAGTTTCTCTGTGCATCGTATGTCACAGAAGTGTGATAGTCACAGTCTGCCGGCTTAATTGATGCAGAGTCCAAATCCATCTACACATGGGAATCTGATAGATTATAGAATCAGAATAACAGGGCCTTTGGCATTGAGGCACACAAATATCGAAAGTCGGATATCAATACCTGAAAACTTCTTCACAACTTTATTTCACCACCGCAATCCCTGCGCCACAATTTAAAGATCCTTTTTTTTGGTACCCTTTAGGTTTTTATTGCAAGACAGCTATTATAGTAATTAATTCTCATCATTCAGTTATTTAGATTAGTGTAGGCATTTCAATAAACAACTTACATTTTTGACAGTTTTGATGCTGCACCACCAGTTACCTTGGCAACTCTCAGTGTACCCAGTTcctgaaattaagaaaaagtaTCATTAATCTCTTTCTCTTAATGTGTAAATCATGCAAGATAATCATCCAAACATTATATTCTATCTATACATTAAAGATAATGAAATCATTCATAACAAAACACCAACAATGTTACAATGGCAATCTAAATGCTTACTTGTTGTGTAACTGAGCATATAAAAGCAACTTTACAAGTCTAAATAGATTGATTTGGCAAAATGAATGTTCCTTGTTGCATGTTTTGACACATTTGGAACAAACTCTGCCAGCATGCATCACCATTCatcatcaaaaaatatttagcaaACTTCAGTTTAACATTAACATTTATCATAACTCACCAAACTTATCAAAAACAACAGAAGTTTACTTTTGAGTGACGTTAATTCTccatatataaaataatcactGAGATGTTCTGAAAACGTATGATAACTGTAGAGCAAGCAAAAAATCCGcgaaaagatttttttgtgtttgtcgTATGCTTTTGGATCTCCTCAGTGATTACATGGAGAGTTTGCATCAACTTCTGTTGCTTTTGATATGTTTGGCAAGTATCTAGTATATTTCGGAATGATGTGTTTATCATGTGACAGATAGATGTAGTCAGACGCTAGTGATAAGTTATTTGACCATTTTCAAACTTAGATCTCGTCAGAAAACcagaacaagtgaaaagctgtcaatgtgacagcaaaccgggttttcttttatgtaaactgtatccataatccatgtcaacccttatccagtgaaatggagtaccctacatgtatatgcaacattttgccaaataatgactaagttcaaaagctagtatttttttcataaattatcggaaatcaaaatcctagcaatatgcacacctctgatatatgtacaattaatctgcaaaagaacaacttcctatcttgagaactgtaggaggagttatccgtacaatgagggtaccctatacgcaatattttgccaaaaaatgactaagttcaaaagctggtattttttcgataaattatcagaaatcaaaatcctagcaatatgcacaactctgatatatgtacaattgatctgcaaaagaataacttcctatcttgagaactgtaggaggagttatccgtacaatgagggtagcCTATacgcaatattttgccaaaaaatgactaagttcaaaagctggtattttttcgataaattatcggaaatcaaaatcctagcaatatgcacacctctgatatatgtacaattgatctgcaaaagaacaacttcctatcttgagaactgtaggaggagttatccatacaatgagggttccctatatgcaatattttgccaaaaaatgactaagttcaaaagctggtattttttcgataaattatcagaaatcaaaatcctagcaatacgcacacctctgatatatgtacaattgatctgcaaaagaacaacttcctatcttgaaaactgtaggaggagttatccatacaatgagggtacccttttggcagccgcccgcccgcccgccattttcaccattttaataaccggatttttccgttggaaaacccggtttaaaacagagaaattggagaacttgtttaaaacatagcttgAACCAAGGACCCTcaataaatccaagatggcgagtgtcgtccctttacttttttttaatgtacattgaatacacttttttaaacatgattGAAACGAATTTATTTGTTGCAATATACAGAAATTCACCTAAGAGAacaaataagtaataaaaaaaatgaaaagggaGTGTAAGGAAAGTCAGTAGTAcccattttgatacattttttatacaatgtgtacatttttaccta
The nucleotide sequence above comes from Magallana gigas chromosome 2, xbMagGiga1.1, whole genome shotgun sequence. Encoded proteins:
- the LOC105338614 gene encoding large ribosomal subunit protein uL29 isoform X2, whose product is MAKVKAKELRGKKKEDLEKQLDDLKQELGTLRVAKVTGGAASKLSKIRVVRKSIARVLTVMHQTQKENLRKYYKSKRLKPTDLRKKKTRAMRRALTPFEKSIKSRKQQRRERLYPMRKFAVKQ
- the LOC105338614 gene encoding large ribosomal subunit protein uL29 isoform X1 — its product is MAAAKVKAKELRGKKKEDLEKQLDDLKQELGTLRVAKVTGGAASKLSKIRVVRKSIARVLTVMHQTQKENLRKYYKSKRLKPTDLRKKKTRAMRRALTPFEKSIKSRKQQRRERLYPMRKFAVKQ